The following coding sequences lie in one Maylandia zebra isolate NMK-2024a linkage group LG14, Mzebra_GT3a, whole genome shotgun sequence genomic window:
- the sphkap gene encoding A-kinase anchor protein SPHKAP isoform X2, producing MLSAFVAVLRTFTELNFQSSAMFEGSESIEVEGGSTESAVPSSISACKKVLCSNSVLDSSEYWLRNEKALCRLGLLDDDMEGGCTMVCFVNLDPQKTDCRDDKSVKKLASVSPDLPKLVELLTVHQPKENEILLLGGLEATEACQAHPHPSAQGGQRCTGVCLLQCSGKSQPGSIIFEINKFLIGLQWGKERQCQQGKAAGQRLDDDTNRSISSIEEDFLTASEHLGDDSEDDGFRNEPESGDLGESVPEAAQKHCVRLASHRGQLARHQQREDAEVKKEGHQRASIQTKESAGYYATNLAESVLQDAFIRLSQDETSFASEAAISVSLSSCPPNFKSPSKTKQPSQQRTCSFELPKIVIVQSPDSSDGAAEWPENQVPHVPDHATKTGEKQQNETQAHNPHDNGGHVSKHVEVALACAANVIGTITTPQLTEQLAMESASEEDVNEELQEPEDKEEYSFSSAMCGMAQVAGAVAAVDLMEEPGDGGDSDTDPAEIYTASRGLMSAAEASAAFTLHCSVAEGTSVEAFRANIAEVLHREAAEVLTQPQGYRSVAHLLETTHNKIVDGITFSKKSYTDEREVDELINEVADSLFKHALEKAKKKKELEGTGKEAPSFQVFLQDSVNNLLFDILCLTQKKISHISTCDQGSCDTREGDACVKEPANIKEDAKDPLSQLQCLFGHNENLSGVLHCTDKLSTVAGLKEKYALEEGDVIASSSAANIKEQQQQSLCRQTQSKPTSLPAKDFSDSQQGSGAIREPLSEIPVQVTERRGRLGTGSDSRQASLTPQSSLNSFRIDSESRTPITCYADDLASTVVSMATELAAICLENSTGKQPWFCALKGSSAEVPEGYLIPACRTVLRRKEGQNSNSASRKHRAPRLSEIKRKTEEQPELMERLVNRVVDESVNPDEPQDPFALFASEVTARILNCPELNVVDTSKTGQQRSRLQCERWSRGKASSYESIPEEDTDPSGTPNTLGLGSRLGQNLSRGSSISKQSSCESITDEFSRFMVNQMETEGRGFDLLLDYYAGKNASSILAAAVQQAASKKNGHLNVRASSCLSKQSSTESITEEFYRFMLRDMDKENKEYGIAKTKEWSNSLFPPPLRTPFCIRQSSVPDRRSSDSRLTVNSPIKANSFDGFARNVHGDTLNIFPTNSVSATGLCKSDSCLYQRGKTDQITDMLIHETWSSSIESLMRKNKIIADPEDSIDLEATGDSQPHVQQFANRLAADIVDIGKSALGGQQDVGGGTPGSHPQAHMPVGERRRGFKQSHLRCSRSRSSQEQTGSIGGSDSGSACIRGPRNVPLIHIEGDQRDEETVSNPERTGGHQEVSSDTPATKHTERAPTNSSSSDRDRTAVAAVVKRDKRSMSASSEESMGSWSHITPEDDPHEETSSFIHLSEGNGTSSTSSLGLVDLDSFSDVPSQSTVIHEETERCHLAGAKETVFESSSARTAGDRSIRELLVVNCDLEPECMDLELRVALQWIAASELGLPALYFRKSKEKRVAKFLRVVHLMSQKAWRIADLFDAVVQFCKMHEKAEEAGKSLQSSLFDWLLETL from the exons GTCTGTTTTGTAAATCTGGACCCACAGAAAACTGACTGTCGTGATGACAAAAGCGTCAAG AAATTGGCATCTGTGTCTCCAGATCTGCCAAAGCTTGTTGAGTTACTGACCGTCCACCAGCCGAAAGAAAATGAGATCCTACTGCTGGGTGGATTAGAAGCCACAGAAGCTTGCCAAGCGCACCCACACCCCTCAGCTCAG GGTGGGCAGAGATGCACAGGTGTGTGCCTGCTTCAGTGTTCAGGAAAGAGCCAGCCTGGTAGCATCATCTTTGAGATCAACAAGTTCCTGATCGGCCTGCAGTGGGGAAAAGAGCGACAGTGTCAGCAGGGCAAAGCGGCTGGACAGCGCCTCGATGATGACACCAATCGCTCTATCTCGTCCATAGAGGAAGACTTCCTGACGGCCTCAGAACACTTGGGAGATGACAGCGAGGACGACGGCTTCAGAAATG AGCCAGAGAGCGGTGACCTGGGAGAGAGCGTGCCAGAAGCTGCACAGAAACACTGTGTCAGACTTGCAAGTCATCGGGGACAGCTGGCACGTCATCAGCAAAGGGAGGATGCCGAGGTGAAAAAGGAAGGGCATCAGCGAGCAAGCATCCAGACTAAAGAGTCAGCGGGGTACTACGCCACCAATCTGGCTGAGTCGGTACTGCAGGATGCCTTCATACGGCTCTCTCAAGATGAAACCTCCTTTGCCTCAGAGGCAGCCATCAGTGTGTCCCTCTCTAGTTGCCCTCCCAACTTCAAGAGCCCTTCAAAGACTAAACAGCCTTCCCAACAGCGCACCTGCTCTTTTGAACTCCCTAAAATTGTCATTGTTCAGAGCCCAGACAGTTCTGACGGGGCTGCAGAATGGCCGGAGAACCAGGTGCCTCACGTGCCCGATCACGCTACCAAAACTGGAGAAAAGCAACAGAATGAGACGCAGGCTCACAATCCCCATGACAATGGCGGACATGTATCCAAACATGTAGAGGTGGCTTTGGCCTGTGCTGCCAATGTTATTGGCACTATTACTACCCCGCAGCTAACAGAACAGCTCGCCATGGAATCTGCTTCGGAAGAGGACGTCAATGAGGAGCTGCAGGAACCAGAAGATAAAGAAGAGTACTCCTTCTCCTCAGCTATGTGTGGCATGGCTCAGGTAGCCGGCGCTGTCGCAGCTGTGGACTTAATGGAGGAGCCCGGAGACGGCGGCGATTCGGACACGGATCCCGCTGAAATTTACACGGCGTCCCGCGGTCTGATGTCTGCTGCCGAGGCCTCCGCAGCCTTCACGCTGCACTGCAGCGTGGCAGAGGGAACCAGCGTTGAAGCATTTCGTGCCAACATTGCTGAAGTCCTGCATCGGGAAGCAGCTGAGGTGCTGACTCAGCCACAAGGCTACAGGAGTGTAGCCCATCTGCTGGAAACCACGCATAACAAGATAGTAGATGGCATTACGTTTTCCAAAAAAAGCTACACAGATGAAAGGGAGGTGGATGAATTAATAAATGAAGTGGCAGACAGTCTATTCAAGCACGCTTTAGAgaaggcaaaaaagaaaaaggaactgGAGGGTACCGGGAAGGAGGCGCCAAGCTTTCAGGTATTTCTGCAAGATAGTGTCAACAATCTGCTGTTTGATATTCTCTGCCTGACACAGAAAAAGATCAGCCACATCTCCACGTGTGACCAAGGGTCATGCGACACACGAGAGGGTGATGCTTGTGTTAAGGAACCTGCTAACATCAAGGAGGATGCCAAGGATCCATTAAGCCAATTACAGTGCTTATTTGGGCATAATGAGAATCTAAGCGGCGTGCTGCACTGCACAGATAAGTTATCCACAGTTGCAGGGCTGAAGGAGAAATATGCGCTTGAGGAAGGTGATGTCATTGCATCGTCCTCGGCAGCAAACATCaaagaacaacagcagcagtcatTGTGCAGGCAAACTCAGTCTAAACCCACTTCCTTGCCAGCCAAAGACTTTTCTGACAGCCAGCAGGGCAGTGGTGCAATCAGAGAGCCTTTAAGTGAAATCCCAGTTCAGGtcacagagaggagaggacgaCTGGGGACAggcagtgacagcagacaggCCTCTCTGACACCTCAGTCCTCCCTGAACTCTTTCAGAATAGACTCAGAGTCCAGGACACCAATTACTTGCTATGCTGATGATTTGGCTTCCACGGTGGTGTCTATGGCCACAGAACTTGCAGCAATCTGTCTAGAAAACTCCACTGGGAAACAGCCCTGGTTCTGTGCCCTTAAAGGGTCCTCTGCTGAAGTCCCTGAGGGTTATTTGATCCCTGCTTGCCGCACAGTACTGAGGAGAAAAGAGGGTCAGAACAGCAATTCAGCTTCCAGAAAACATCGGGCGCCCCGCCTAAGTGaaattaaaaggaaaactgaGGAGCAGCCAGAGCTAATGGAGCGGCTGGTCAACCGGGTGGTAGACGAGTCTGTAAACCCTGACGAACCGCAGGACCCATTTGCCCTCTTTGCCTCTGAGGTCACGGCTAGGATCCTGAACTGCCCTGAACTCAATGTGGTGGATACCTCCAAAACAGgccagcagcgcagcagactgCAGTGTGAGAGGTGGAGCCGTGGGAAGGCATCCAGTTATGAGAGCATTCCAGAAGAAGACACAGACCCATCCGGCACACCCAACACTCTGGGCCTGGGCAGCCGGTTAGGTCAGAACTTGAGTCGCGGCAGCTCGATTTCTAAGCAGTCCAGCTGCGAGAGCATCACAGATGAGTTTTCTCGGTTCATGGTTAACCAGATGGAGACAGAGGGCAGAGGCTTTGACCTTCTGTTGGACTACTATGCAGGGAAGAATGCCAGCAGCATCCTGGCTGCTGCTGTACAGCAGGCTGCATCAAAGAAAAACGGCCACCTTAATGTCAGGGCGTCATCGTGCCTGTCTAAACAGTCGAGCACCGAGAGCATCACAGAGGAGTTCTACAGGTTTATGCTTCGGGATATGGATaaggaaaacaaagaatatGGCATTGCAAAGACTAAAGAGTGGAGCAACAGCCTGTTCCCACCTCCTCTAAGAACACCCTTCTGTATACGTCAGTCTTCGGTGCCAGACCGGCGCTCCTCAGACTCGCGGCTGACTGTCAACTCGCCCATAAAAGCGAACTCTTTTGATGGATTTGCGCGGAATGTGCACGGGGACACATTAAATATCTTCCCCACCAACTCTGTGTCAGCCACAGGACTGTGCAAGTCAGACTCATGCCTCTATCAGAGGGGTAAGACTGACCAGATTACTGATATGCTAATTCATGAGACCTGGTCAAGCTCTATCGAGTCCTTGATGAGAAAGAACAAGATCATCGCTGATCCTGAAGACAGTATTGATTTGGAAGCCACAGGAGACTCGCAGCCCCATGTGCAGCAGTTTGCCAATCGCCTGGCAGCTGACATAGTGGATATTGGCAAATCTGCGCTGGGGGGACAGCAAGATGTAGGTGGAGGCACACCTGGGTCACATCCACAGGCGCACATGCCTGTTggtgaaaggaggagggggttcAAGCAATCCCATCTACGCTGTAGCCGAAGTAGGTCGAGCCAGGAGCAAACTGGCAGCATCGGGGGAAGTGACAGCGGTTCAGCCTGCATAAGGGGCCCCAGAAATGTGCCGCTGATCCACATCGAAGGAGATCAGCGAGATGAAGAAACAGTCTCAAACCCTGAAAGAACAGGGGGACATCAAGAAGTGTCATCAGACACGCCGGCTACCAAGCATACGGAGAGAGCTCCCACCAACAGCAGCAG CAGTGACAGGGACAGGACAGCCGTGGCTGCAGTAGTGAAGAGAGACAAGCGTTCTATGAGTGCTAGCAGTGAAGAGAGCATGGGGAGCTGGTCTCACATAACCCCCGAAGATGACCCCCACGAGGAGACCAGTAGTTTTATCCACCTGAGCGAGGG GAATGGGACCAGCAGCACGTCTAGCTTAGGCCTGGTAGACCTGGATTCTTTTTCTGATGTTCCCTCTCAAAGCACAGTAATCCA cGAGGAGACTGAGAGATGCCACCTGGCAGGAGCCAAAGAGACTGTATTTG AGAGCAGTTCAGCAAGAACAGCAGGCGACAGAAGCATCAGGGAGCTGTTGGTGGTAAACTGTGACCTCGAGCCAGAGTGCATGGACCTGGAGCTGAGAGTGGCTCTACAGTGGATCGCTGCCTCGGAGCTAGGCCTTCCTGCTCTCTACTTCAGGAAGTCCAAAGAGAAGAGAGTTGCAAAG ttccTGAGGGTGGTCCACCTGATGTCTCAGAAGGCGTGGAGGATTGCAGACTTGTTTGACGCTGTGGTTCAGTTCTGTAAGATGCACGAGAAAGCGGAAGAAGCGGGCAAGTCTCTCCAGTCAAGCCTGTTCGATTGGCTTCTGGAGACACTTTAG
- the sphkap gene encoding A-kinase anchor protein SPHKAP isoform X1, which produces MTQLAGLHIGLLRPFSHFLAHQPKDLEQLPLSNFQSSAMFEGSESIEVEGGSTESAVPSSISACKKVLCSNSVLDSSEYWLRNEKALCRLGLLDDDMEGGCTMVCFVNLDPQKTDCRDDKSVKKLASVSPDLPKLVELLTVHQPKENEILLLGGLEATEACQAHPHPSAQGGQRCTGVCLLQCSGKSQPGSIIFEINKFLIGLQWGKERQCQQGKAAGQRLDDDTNRSISSIEEDFLTASEHLGDDSEDDGFRNEPESGDLGESVPEAAQKHCVRLASHRGQLARHQQREDAEVKKEGHQRASIQTKESAGYYATNLAESVLQDAFIRLSQDETSFASEAAISVSLSSCPPNFKSPSKTKQPSQQRTCSFELPKIVIVQSPDSSDGAAEWPENQVPHVPDHATKTGEKQQNETQAHNPHDNGGHVSKHVEVALACAANVIGTITTPQLTEQLAMESASEEDVNEELQEPEDKEEYSFSSAMCGMAQVAGAVAAVDLMEEPGDGGDSDTDPAEIYTASRGLMSAAEASAAFTLHCSVAEGTSVEAFRANIAEVLHREAAEVLTQPQGYRSVAHLLETTHNKIVDGITFSKKSYTDEREVDELINEVADSLFKHALEKAKKKKELEGTGKEAPSFQVFLQDSVNNLLFDILCLTQKKISHISTCDQGSCDTREGDACVKEPANIKEDAKDPLSQLQCLFGHNENLSGVLHCTDKLSTVAGLKEKYALEEGDVIASSSAANIKEQQQQSLCRQTQSKPTSLPAKDFSDSQQGSGAIREPLSEIPVQVTERRGRLGTGSDSRQASLTPQSSLNSFRIDSESRTPITCYADDLASTVVSMATELAAICLENSTGKQPWFCALKGSSAEVPEGYLIPACRTVLRRKEGQNSNSASRKHRAPRLSEIKRKTEEQPELMERLVNRVVDESVNPDEPQDPFALFASEVTARILNCPELNVVDTSKTGQQRSRLQCERWSRGKASSYESIPEEDTDPSGTPNTLGLGSRLGQNLSRGSSISKQSSCESITDEFSRFMVNQMETEGRGFDLLLDYYAGKNASSILAAAVQQAASKKNGHLNVRASSCLSKQSSTESITEEFYRFMLRDMDKENKEYGIAKTKEWSNSLFPPPLRTPFCIRQSSVPDRRSSDSRLTVNSPIKANSFDGFARNVHGDTLNIFPTNSVSATGLCKSDSCLYQRGKTDQITDMLIHETWSSSIESLMRKNKIIADPEDSIDLEATGDSQPHVQQFANRLAADIVDIGKSALGGQQDVGGGTPGSHPQAHMPVGERRRGFKQSHLRCSRSRSSQEQTGSIGGSDSGSACIRGPRNVPLIHIEGDQRDEETVSNPERTGGHQEVSSDTPATKHTERAPTNSSSSDRDRTAVAAVVKRDKRSMSASSEESMGSWSHITPEDDPHEETSSFIHLSEGNGTSSTSSLGLVDLDSFSDVPSQSTVIHEETERCHLAGAKETVFESSSARTAGDRSIRELLVVNCDLEPECMDLELRVALQWIAASELGLPALYFRKSKEKRVAKFLRVVHLMSQKAWRIADLFDAVVQFCKMHEKAEEAGKSLQSSLFDWLLETL; this is translated from the exons GTCTGTTTTGTAAATCTGGACCCACAGAAAACTGACTGTCGTGATGACAAAAGCGTCAAG AAATTGGCATCTGTGTCTCCAGATCTGCCAAAGCTTGTTGAGTTACTGACCGTCCACCAGCCGAAAGAAAATGAGATCCTACTGCTGGGTGGATTAGAAGCCACAGAAGCTTGCCAAGCGCACCCACACCCCTCAGCTCAG GGTGGGCAGAGATGCACAGGTGTGTGCCTGCTTCAGTGTTCAGGAAAGAGCCAGCCTGGTAGCATCATCTTTGAGATCAACAAGTTCCTGATCGGCCTGCAGTGGGGAAAAGAGCGACAGTGTCAGCAGGGCAAAGCGGCTGGACAGCGCCTCGATGATGACACCAATCGCTCTATCTCGTCCATAGAGGAAGACTTCCTGACGGCCTCAGAACACTTGGGAGATGACAGCGAGGACGACGGCTTCAGAAATG AGCCAGAGAGCGGTGACCTGGGAGAGAGCGTGCCAGAAGCTGCACAGAAACACTGTGTCAGACTTGCAAGTCATCGGGGACAGCTGGCACGTCATCAGCAAAGGGAGGATGCCGAGGTGAAAAAGGAAGGGCATCAGCGAGCAAGCATCCAGACTAAAGAGTCAGCGGGGTACTACGCCACCAATCTGGCTGAGTCGGTACTGCAGGATGCCTTCATACGGCTCTCTCAAGATGAAACCTCCTTTGCCTCAGAGGCAGCCATCAGTGTGTCCCTCTCTAGTTGCCCTCCCAACTTCAAGAGCCCTTCAAAGACTAAACAGCCTTCCCAACAGCGCACCTGCTCTTTTGAACTCCCTAAAATTGTCATTGTTCAGAGCCCAGACAGTTCTGACGGGGCTGCAGAATGGCCGGAGAACCAGGTGCCTCACGTGCCCGATCACGCTACCAAAACTGGAGAAAAGCAACAGAATGAGACGCAGGCTCACAATCCCCATGACAATGGCGGACATGTATCCAAACATGTAGAGGTGGCTTTGGCCTGTGCTGCCAATGTTATTGGCACTATTACTACCCCGCAGCTAACAGAACAGCTCGCCATGGAATCTGCTTCGGAAGAGGACGTCAATGAGGAGCTGCAGGAACCAGAAGATAAAGAAGAGTACTCCTTCTCCTCAGCTATGTGTGGCATGGCTCAGGTAGCCGGCGCTGTCGCAGCTGTGGACTTAATGGAGGAGCCCGGAGACGGCGGCGATTCGGACACGGATCCCGCTGAAATTTACACGGCGTCCCGCGGTCTGATGTCTGCTGCCGAGGCCTCCGCAGCCTTCACGCTGCACTGCAGCGTGGCAGAGGGAACCAGCGTTGAAGCATTTCGTGCCAACATTGCTGAAGTCCTGCATCGGGAAGCAGCTGAGGTGCTGACTCAGCCACAAGGCTACAGGAGTGTAGCCCATCTGCTGGAAACCACGCATAACAAGATAGTAGATGGCATTACGTTTTCCAAAAAAAGCTACACAGATGAAAGGGAGGTGGATGAATTAATAAATGAAGTGGCAGACAGTCTATTCAAGCACGCTTTAGAgaaggcaaaaaagaaaaaggaactgGAGGGTACCGGGAAGGAGGCGCCAAGCTTTCAGGTATTTCTGCAAGATAGTGTCAACAATCTGCTGTTTGATATTCTCTGCCTGACACAGAAAAAGATCAGCCACATCTCCACGTGTGACCAAGGGTCATGCGACACACGAGAGGGTGATGCTTGTGTTAAGGAACCTGCTAACATCAAGGAGGATGCCAAGGATCCATTAAGCCAATTACAGTGCTTATTTGGGCATAATGAGAATCTAAGCGGCGTGCTGCACTGCACAGATAAGTTATCCACAGTTGCAGGGCTGAAGGAGAAATATGCGCTTGAGGAAGGTGATGTCATTGCATCGTCCTCGGCAGCAAACATCaaagaacaacagcagcagtcatTGTGCAGGCAAACTCAGTCTAAACCCACTTCCTTGCCAGCCAAAGACTTTTCTGACAGCCAGCAGGGCAGTGGTGCAATCAGAGAGCCTTTAAGTGAAATCCCAGTTCAGGtcacagagaggagaggacgaCTGGGGACAggcagtgacagcagacaggCCTCTCTGACACCTCAGTCCTCCCTGAACTCTTTCAGAATAGACTCAGAGTCCAGGACACCAATTACTTGCTATGCTGATGATTTGGCTTCCACGGTGGTGTCTATGGCCACAGAACTTGCAGCAATCTGTCTAGAAAACTCCACTGGGAAACAGCCCTGGTTCTGTGCCCTTAAAGGGTCCTCTGCTGAAGTCCCTGAGGGTTATTTGATCCCTGCTTGCCGCACAGTACTGAGGAGAAAAGAGGGTCAGAACAGCAATTCAGCTTCCAGAAAACATCGGGCGCCCCGCCTAAGTGaaattaaaaggaaaactgaGGAGCAGCCAGAGCTAATGGAGCGGCTGGTCAACCGGGTGGTAGACGAGTCTGTAAACCCTGACGAACCGCAGGACCCATTTGCCCTCTTTGCCTCTGAGGTCACGGCTAGGATCCTGAACTGCCCTGAACTCAATGTGGTGGATACCTCCAAAACAGgccagcagcgcagcagactgCAGTGTGAGAGGTGGAGCCGTGGGAAGGCATCCAGTTATGAGAGCATTCCAGAAGAAGACACAGACCCATCCGGCACACCCAACACTCTGGGCCTGGGCAGCCGGTTAGGTCAGAACTTGAGTCGCGGCAGCTCGATTTCTAAGCAGTCCAGCTGCGAGAGCATCACAGATGAGTTTTCTCGGTTCATGGTTAACCAGATGGAGACAGAGGGCAGAGGCTTTGACCTTCTGTTGGACTACTATGCAGGGAAGAATGCCAGCAGCATCCTGGCTGCTGCTGTACAGCAGGCTGCATCAAAGAAAAACGGCCACCTTAATGTCAGGGCGTCATCGTGCCTGTCTAAACAGTCGAGCACCGAGAGCATCACAGAGGAGTTCTACAGGTTTATGCTTCGGGATATGGATaaggaaaacaaagaatatGGCATTGCAAAGACTAAAGAGTGGAGCAACAGCCTGTTCCCACCTCCTCTAAGAACACCCTTCTGTATACGTCAGTCTTCGGTGCCAGACCGGCGCTCCTCAGACTCGCGGCTGACTGTCAACTCGCCCATAAAAGCGAACTCTTTTGATGGATTTGCGCGGAATGTGCACGGGGACACATTAAATATCTTCCCCACCAACTCTGTGTCAGCCACAGGACTGTGCAAGTCAGACTCATGCCTCTATCAGAGGGGTAAGACTGACCAGATTACTGATATGCTAATTCATGAGACCTGGTCAAGCTCTATCGAGTCCTTGATGAGAAAGAACAAGATCATCGCTGATCCTGAAGACAGTATTGATTTGGAAGCCACAGGAGACTCGCAGCCCCATGTGCAGCAGTTTGCCAATCGCCTGGCAGCTGACATAGTGGATATTGGCAAATCTGCGCTGGGGGGACAGCAAGATGTAGGTGGAGGCACACCTGGGTCACATCCACAGGCGCACATGCCTGTTggtgaaaggaggagggggttcAAGCAATCCCATCTACGCTGTAGCCGAAGTAGGTCGAGCCAGGAGCAAACTGGCAGCATCGGGGGAAGTGACAGCGGTTCAGCCTGCATAAGGGGCCCCAGAAATGTGCCGCTGATCCACATCGAAGGAGATCAGCGAGATGAAGAAACAGTCTCAAACCCTGAAAGAACAGGGGGACATCAAGAAGTGTCATCAGACACGCCGGCTACCAAGCATACGGAGAGAGCTCCCACCAACAGCAGCAG CAGTGACAGGGACAGGACAGCCGTGGCTGCAGTAGTGAAGAGAGACAAGCGTTCTATGAGTGCTAGCAGTGAAGAGAGCATGGGGAGCTGGTCTCACATAACCCCCGAAGATGACCCCCACGAGGAGACCAGTAGTTTTATCCACCTGAGCGAGGG GAATGGGACCAGCAGCACGTCTAGCTTAGGCCTGGTAGACCTGGATTCTTTTTCTGATGTTCCCTCTCAAAGCACAGTAATCCA cGAGGAGACTGAGAGATGCCACCTGGCAGGAGCCAAAGAGACTGTATTTG AGAGCAGTTCAGCAAGAACAGCAGGCGACAGAAGCATCAGGGAGCTGTTGGTGGTAAACTGTGACCTCGAGCCAGAGTGCATGGACCTGGAGCTGAGAGTGGCTCTACAGTGGATCGCTGCCTCGGAGCTAGGCCTTCCTGCTCTCTACTTCAGGAAGTCCAAAGAGAAGAGAGTTGCAAAG ttccTGAGGGTGGTCCACCTGATGTCTCAGAAGGCGTGGAGGATTGCAGACTTGTTTGACGCTGTGGTTCAGTTCTGTAAGATGCACGAGAAAGCGGAAGAAGCGGGCAAGTCTCTCCAGTCAAGCCTGTTCGATTGGCTTCTGGAGACACTTTAG